GAAGTAGTTGCCCAATGCATTCTCCTGAACAGGTAGTCAAATCGCTAGTAATACTGTACCAGTACCACATGCTCAGTTTTTCACAGGACCATCAATTCTCACATTTGTATTGCACATTGATGTCTTTGGCCAATAATGTAATATTTTATTTTCTTCAGATCCGGATTGCAGCACTAAATGCAGCCTCAGCCGCAGCGGATGAGTCTGAAGACCCTCTGAAAACTAAAAAGAGTCGAACTAAGGAGGCACAGGTGTGGTAATCTTGCTGAGCCGCATTACACCAACGACATTTGGTTAAACTTTGCTTTCAAAGTAGATATTTGCTTGTTCTGAATTATTTCCCTATTTTTCCTCTACAGGAAGCAGAGGCATTTGCTTTGTATCATAAAGCATTAGATCTTCAAAAGCATGACAAGTTTGAGGAGTCTGCAAAGGCTTATCATGAACTCCTCAAAACCCCATTGCTCAAAGAGGTATCATTCCCTTCGGAGACTCGATGTGTTTCACTGCATGTCTTATTGAAATGATCCTGCACAATAACCCTTTATATGATTTAACATGTTGTCATGCCTCTCACAGGCAATGCCCTCGGACGACCAAAAGGTGGGTCTTAAGCATCCAGGGCTGATGCTGAAATACTCTACCTTCAAAAACCTGGCTAGTTTGGCTGCGCTGCGGGATGATTTGGAGACAGCCATGGAATTTTACTTGGAGGTAAACTCATCCAAAGAGAGCATAAGTTATGTAACCTATCAGTAAACCATATAACTAATAAGGGGTAAGGAACATCTTAGCGGGAGACTAAATGTTGTTTAGTGTACACAATACATTTGTTCAAGTCCATGTGACCTGAAGATACAGTATATGTTTTCTCGCAGGCTGTGATGCTGGATTCCACAGATGTGAACATGTGGTACAAGATTGGTCAGGTGGCGGTGCGACTGTTGCGCATTCCTTTGGCACGGCATGCCTTTGAGGAGGGTCTGCAATGTAACCCAGACCATTGGCCCTGTCTGGATAACCTCTTAACTGTTCTTTACACACTCAGtgactacagctgtgagtcattCCTCTGTATGTCTGTCCTCTGTCACTGTGCAAAGGACTAACTAATCAGTATTGTTTTTATCATATTTCTTACTGTTTAGAACTGTTGATTTGAAAACAATGTTTAAGGGTGGTCCAGGTGTGCAAAAATGATGAAGGGGATAATTATCTATCATACTGTTTTCTAGGCTGTTTGTATTTCATCTGCAAAGCCCTGGAAAAGGATCATTGTTACACCAAAGGGCTGGTGTTGAAGGAGAAGATCTTTGAAGAACAGCCTTGTCTGAAGAGGGACTCCATGCAAATGTTCTTGAAGTGGTACAGCCCTTATACCTACCTGTTTACTTATCCTAAATGTGTGCTGTCATACAGCAGTCCATGTGGTCATGATCTTGTCCTCATGCTCCATATGCAGTGACATGTCCATTCACTATGTGGAGGTGGATGAGGAGGAGACCCAGGCCATTGTGGAGGAGGCGATGGATCTGCGACGGCGCAGGCAGGCTCTCTCTGCCCGGGAACCCAAACCAGACCTGGTCCTAGTCCAACCCATCCGCTGTTTCTCGTGAGTCATCACACTTAATCTTATCTGTTGACAGGTGGATGCACCTCCCCTTCTCCTCGTTTAGTTTCACAGGATACAGAGTTGCTGTGAATActtaaacatgtatttattttttgcagtTTACTCCCTTGCTTTTCACTTTGATTAATGATAGGATTGTTTTAATTGACAAAGCATTTAGCATTGTTATGATTCTCAGGTGGAAGAATGCTGGAGAGAGCCTCCTTGCCATGTACAGACATCAGACAACCTGCGAGCCGCCACGCCCAAGCCTGGGCCGCAGAATTGACCTGTCCCAGTACCGCGACCCCAACTGCCTCCAGGCCTTGCCTCCTGAGCCCTGCCCTCCTGTCAGTGATATTCAGACCATCCCCAGCAGCAGCCCCAGCTCCTCCCTGCCTCCACTTCCTGTCCCTGAGCCATCAGCACtgtcccagcccagccctctggTTCAGATCACACAGAGCCAGACAGTAGAGGTCATTACAACTACAGCCCCCTCTGTTGGTCAGTTGTTTCTTTTCATCTAATTTAGCATGTCAATTCCATTGATTTGCAAGCATTTAGACAACAAAACAAATTGTGTCAGAATGGCTTATTGTATGCTCTgataattaatgtattgtttaaatGTAAATTTGTGCCTTCACAGCTATGGACACATCCTTCActgtgaaggagaaagagaagaaggccCCTAAGAGGAGACGCACAATGGAGGACAGCGGCGACACTGCCAAGCGCCGCTCAGCTCGGGTCAGAAACACCAAGTgcaagaaggaggagaagatcgACTTCCAGGAGCTGCTTTTCAAATACCTACCATCCAGGTATTGTCATGAACCCCAAGGgaacaataacaacacaatgcAAATATATTGTTTTGGATGGTGATGAGGCTCTCCTGTACCACTCAGACTAAAGAAGTTTGACCTTGAGGATGATGACGAGAGCCTGAGTAACCTGGAAGCTCAGTGTGAAGTTAAGCAGGACTCCCAGCTGCTCCATGGCAACAGCGGCATGCTTTTAGACTCTATTGAATACATGGAATCCGGTACATGTCTTATACAATCCTCTACATGACTCAAATGCATTAATGTCAAACATCTTATAGGATTTACATGACATTGTCTTTCTTCATCCCCAGAACAAGAGGATGTCCACAACTTCCTGCTCAATAATATGAGCAATGGTGGGATATTAGAGTTGATGATGTGCTATCTGAAagcggtgggtcagaagttcatgGAGGAGTGGCCTCGGGGGCTGACTGCAGTGGTGCTGGAGGTGTATCACAGCTGGAGGAAGCACAGTAGCGGCCTGCCCAACCCTCTGCTCCGCGACTGCAGTAATCAACACATACGGGTATGGGACAGCCCAGGGATCTATTGTGACTCTCTCCTGATTTGTTACTTCATCAACAGTGTTTTAAATTGAAGTACCAATGTTTTGTCATCCCACCTATTGCACCTGTCAATCTGTCTGTAAATGAGTTGTAATTGGTGTTTCATGTGCAGGAAATGTTTCTGATGAGCCTATCATGTATGGAGCTTCAGTTGGAGCAATGGTCTCACAGCAAAGGCAAAAATGGTATGTGTCAAACAGATCACTTTACTTTGGTATTCCTTTATGAAGTAACCATATTGGTTGGCTTCTTTTTGAATAACCGTACTGGTATGTTCCTTACCTTTTCTTTTTGTAAAGGGTCGCCTAGAAAGTGCAGTGGGGGCCAGAGCAGTGTTGTGTGTGAAGCAGAGTTCCCAGGGCAGCACTTTGAAGGGGACCTGTTACAGCTGGCCTTGGGATCATCACAGGGGTACTTGTTTGAGGACAATTGGGTGGCCGTGGTGGTACGTGTTTACTGGCTCAAGGCACGCTTCTTGGCCCTGCAGGTAAACTTAACATTCATCCTGTAACCTCATTTACCCATGTTTTCTTTTGCATATTTACCTTAGCgcttacatatatatatatatatattttttttttgtttgcatCATACGGAGTTGACCCCTCCCAATAAATCTCACATATTGATTTTTCTTAGTCATTGAATTGAATCTGATCAAAATTTTCTGTTGATGTGATTCATAACATAAGTCTTGTTTTGTGTGCTTGTCTTCTCACAGGGAGACATGGACCAGGCCCTGGAGAGCTATGATGTGTGTACAGACATGCTGCAGAGTCACGCACGGACCACAGTGGAGGACAAGTACACCATCTACCTGCCCAACCTGCGTGTGGATGCAGCCATCTCAgtggaggaggtcagtgaccagTAAAACTAGCACACAAATACCCTATTTGAATAACATGCACTTGGCCCTCACATGTGATCTGTTATTTTGTCCAACCATCTCGTTAGAGCATGTAGGTCCCCTGTGACTTTGAGTTGTCTGGTTCATCAGAAAGAGTTTCTTTCTCCAAACGTCATTGACAGATTGATAAGAAGCTGAAGTCTCTGGAGCGTTGTCAGTCCCTGGAGGAGATCCAGCGTCTGTTTGAATCTGGGGACTATGAGTCTGTGGTGCGACTGCTGCAGCCCACCCTCAGCTATGGCTCTGGGCGGGTCAAGCCTCTGGAGTTTGTCAGCTCTGTTCCTGAGAGGCCTGCCCAGCTGCTTCTGCTGCAGGTTAGCTTCTGGATTCATACAGCAATAGTTGTACTGTGTTCTGTGTCTTTTATATGAGTCTCCTTTTTTAAGAAGCCTTTCTCTGTTTGGCATGGCACTACTTGTCAGTGTGCTACCGATATAGAAAAGGACAAGCAGTGTTATTGCTTATCACATCAGTACATTCTATGAGCATGATGACATGTACAATATACAGCCATTGAGCCATTTTTAGATGGATTACATTTTATCTCTTTTCTCGGCATATCTGTACTCCAGAACTCCCTGTTGAAGCAGAAGGACTATCGTCAGTGTCTGGAGTGCACCGAGGTGGCCCTGAACGAAGCCCTGCAGCAGCTCAACGCTGTCCCAGCCAGCTCTCACTCGGCCAAAGAGGAATGGGTCTCCACCATCACAACGCTGCTGGGAGGCATCGAGGTCTGCTTCACAGAGGACCTTCAACTCCTGAGCAACGTCAACCGCTACACCAGCATGGCCCGGCTGGCCAACAACCTCATCCAGGTCAGACACACACCGGGGAAACACTGACTCTAATGTATCTGGTAGACACAGAGTGTGTTTGGAAACAGAAAATCATATTCAAATTTGTTGTGTGTCTTGTCTCCAGCTGATTGACTGCATCATGGTGATTCCAGATGATCCCAAGGAGCCTAATTTCTCCTCGGTCCTGCCCTGGATTCTCCTGTACCACATCATCAAGCACGAGGAGGCTGCTTTCAACTGCCTGCTTCGCCAGCACATATCAGTAGGGGACGATGAAGGTATTTGGTGGTGGACTACATCATGTTCATAACTGCGAAGATGTCCTGTTTAAATCCATGTTGGAAGCCCTAAAATGACTTGTTCCCTGTGACCCTCTTCAGAAGACTCTAACACCCCCATGCTGCCCTCCTCCTTGATGCTGCTCAACACGGCCCACGAGTATCTGGGCCGCCGCTCCTGGTGCTGCAAGTCAGACGGCGCTCTGCTCAAGTTCTATGTGAGTTGGTCAGCAGGGCTGCGATTGTGTGGACATCCTCTGTCAGCTCAGTTAATTCCCTCTGTTTTGTTTACCTATGATATGGCTTTAATTAGTTTCTAATTGCTTTCAAAGTATTTTTCATAGTTTAATCAGGATAGAACGTTACTAGTGTTGTCTTCATGTTCAGGTTTGTGTTCTGGAGAAAGAGCTGGCTGCCTCTAAAGCGGAGGCCACCCATCCCTACAAAGAGGAGTTGGAGATGGCCTTGGAGCAGTGCTTCTACTGCCTGTACGCCTACCCCAGCAAGAAGAGCAAGGCCCGCTATCTAGAGGAGCACTCTGCTCAACAGGTCAAACACCCAGCCCTCTTACAGGGATACTGTGAGATCTGGCATTCAAGCCCTTGTTTTACTTGCGCTGCAAACAGGGACATAAAAATGGTGTCCACGAGTCCATCTGACTCTGGGTTAGTAGAGCCAGAATGCCAGAATCCAACAGTATCCCTTTCATGTCGTATTACTGACTGTCCTTTACCTTTCAATGCCATTCACATTTCTGTCAGGGTTTGTCCTATTGTTTTGAGAGAGGATAATCTAATGGGAGTCATGTTAAATCATGTGAGATCATGTAATATGTTCAACTAGCTACTTAGGTGGCTGTCAATCTGTCATGAGGTTGTTTACACACTGTTACTGGCTTGTAGTGTAACTGATATGCAGTAATTGCATGATGAATAGACTGCTCCTAAGAGACCAGGTTAATTAGTTCATGAATGCAATCCCCGACTAATTAACTACTGGTTGGTCATCTGAGCCATAAGACCCAAGGACTCTACTAGAATGGGTCAAGACATGAGTAGGCAATTTGTGGACTTTCAGGGAATTTTTATGAGATTGATTATCTGGCTGCATCTGATTAAGATTGTACCAGCCAGTGCTGTTAGTCCCTTCTCATGCTAGAGGGAATCACCAAGGTTTCagttagaagctgtttttctatctcaaggccatcagactgttaaacagccatcactaacattgagtggctgctgccaacatactgactcatctctagccactttaataattaaaaatggaatgtaataaatatatcactagccacttcaaacaatgccactttatataatgtttacataccctacattactcatctcgtatgtatatactgtactctataccatctactcctgcatcttgcctatgccgttcggccatcgctcatccatatatttttatgtacatattcttattcattcctttacacttgtgtgtgtgtataaggtagttgttgtgacattgttagattacttgttagatattacttcatggtcggaactagaagcacaagcttttcgctaccctcgcattaacatctgctaaccatgtgtatggtgcctgtaatcaaacccacaaatgctgatgctccagatactcaactagtctaaagaaggccagttttattgtttctttaatcagaacaacagttttcagctgtgctaacgtaattgcaaaaggggtttctaatgatcaattagccttttaaaatagtgtatgtatgtgttaaaataatataataattatatagattttttttaacagtacaatacaatatttTTTCTTATCAAAACTAAATGTGCCTTTCTTTGGCGTGCAGGTGGAACTCCTGTGGAGCAATGCCCTCTTCATGTTCCAGTACTTCAAGCCCAAGACTCTGCCTGAGTTTGACAGCTACAAGACGAGCACGGTGTCTGCTGACCTGGCCAACCTGCTGAAGAGGATCTCTGGCATTGTGCCCCGAAGTGACACTCCCATCCTCACCATGGATGAGGTGTCAGCCTACATCGAGGGCACGGCTGGGAAGGTCAGTACAGGGCATTTATGAGTCACAAATGCTAATTGACTGTACATCGCCTCAACCTGGCTTTACATGTTGCCATGGAGAGTGCTTTAGGCCTATAAAGCACGTCATGACCATTCATTATAGGTCATGACACTGTACAAGTCATATTATACATTCAAATATGTCTGGTTTACAAATGGAATACTTAATATGTATACGATTCTAGTTGAATCTCTAAGACTGATGTCAGACCTGACCTTATCAGCATAGTAGATCATGAGGAGATCATCCAGTGGTTCTTCCCACCTAGGAGCCAGTACCTTGCCTTCCTGAGGGGGGCGCTCCAGCACCCCCTGTGGTCAATGAGATCTTCTACCTCCTGGCTGACTACCACTTCAAGAACAAGGAGCAGTCCAAGGCCATCAAGTTCTATATGCATGACATCTGTGTTTGTCCAAACAGGTCAGTTCTGTTCGCTGCTATAGTTCTGTTGTTTTAGTATAAACATTTTTAGCAACTCAACatgaatatatgtttttttttaccttcaaGGTGATTTCTAAATGGTGTGATGTTGATGATTTTCCCTTGGCATGATTAATTCTATGGTTGTAGGTTTGACTCCTGGGCTGGCATGGCACTGGCGAGGGCCAGCCGCATCCAGGACAAGCTCAACTCCAACGAGCTGAAGAGCGATGGCCCCATTTGGAAGCACTCCCTGGCTGTGCTCAACTGCTTTAAGCGGGCCCTGGAGATCAACAGCTCCAACCTGGCTCTGTGGATCGAGTACGGCACCATGTCCTATGCCCTGCACTCCTTCGCCTCGCGTCAAGTCAAACAGTGGAGGAGCGAGCTGCCCCCCGAGGTCGTCAAACAGGTGCAGTGGACCGACCAGTGTATAGAATACTCATAGGCACTGTATTCTGTTGTACTTCTCTAAACTAAATGATGTCACACCCTGTCAGTTCCGGTCATCATGTGTCTGAATTAATTGTTTAGTCAATTGATCTGTCGAGGGGAGGTAAATCACTGACAGTATTGGATTTAATGTGTGTTTttcagatggaggagaggagagatacaatGCTGGAGACGTCGTCCCAGTGTTTCCAAGGGGCGTCTCGGTGTGAGGGGGATAGTGATGAGGAAGAGTGGCTCATCCATTACATGCTGGGGAAGATAGCGGAGAAACGAAAGCAGCCACCCCGGGAATACGTCCAGCTCTACAAACAGGTGCACAGCAGTGGACACTATCTGTGGACTCAAGTGATTCATAGGTCTGCCTTGCAGACTAGATTTGTACAGACTGGAGGAGTCTGAGGGCTCAAAGGAGTAGATATGTCCATGGAGGCCAGTATGGTGGAAGGGGAGTGATGGGGAAACTGGGAAGTCAGAGGTCAGATGATGCagctctgtctgtatgtctttcCCTGTTACCTCCACTGCTTCTTCACCTCTCCAGACCCAGTCCTTCAATTGTTTAGCTCCATTCTATAACTTCAAATCACTGTGTAtctctgttttgtttttctcTTCTTCCAGTTCGTCTTTTGTAGTGTGTTTTGCTGCTCTGTTATAACAAGTCTAACACGATGTCATCAATTTATTAAGCAATATGGGTGAAAGGCTGATATCTGACCATGGCAAGTTATTGACTATGGTAACCAGTGTTTCATTGTGTGTAACACCCATCAGATGAGATTGAGcagtgtgtctctcctctctttttcttcccACGCAGGCAGCACATTATCTGCATGAGGAGGCTGCCAGATACCCTCGGAAAATACACTACCACAATCCCCCTGACTTGGCTATGGAGGCCCTGGAGGTACACATGCTTCAGACCAGAGGGTTTCTAGCTCCAGTCCCCACTGAGCCATAACATACAGTTGTGCTTTTGCACATGAAGCAACCACTTAAAAAAAAGACAGTTTATTGATGTATTCATCTACAacagtggtattcaaagtcggGGTCGCGGGAGAACTGCAGCGGTGTCGCCCCCAAAAATACAATTCAGAgtattgtatgggacaatatacaaacatttttgagaaataataATTAGATAggttttttttgttgagtttctTTTCATTTTTATACGAGATGAACTTGTAATGAATTGAATGTTATTTGTTGACATATAAAAATCGAAAGTTGGCTATTTATAAGgttgtgtcattagatttggggtcGGGTGGGGTCAtgacattttttttggggggggggggtgtccacAGAAATTCTGGTGAAAAAAATGGGGTAACTCCTGAAAAAGTTAGAATAACACTGATCTAGAAGGAATTACATGCAAGTGTGCTTTTTGTGTAGTAATAAATATGTAGAGAGAGTATACCTCATCTTAATAAATCCCTTTGACTATCTGGCATCTCTCTCCCCCAGCTGTACTTTCGTCTGAGTGCCACCATCCTAAAGCTGCTGGAGGCTGAGGAACCGGACCTGGAGCACGAGATCTTCTTCAACATCCTGGCTGAGGCAGCCACCGGACCCTTCGCCAGGGGGGAAGAGAAGAGCATGCCCAGGTCCCACGAAAAGTGAGGGGCCTCAACCTTAGCCTGGGATCTATGCTGTTTGTTATGAAACTCGCTCTGTGACTCGCCTACAAATCAAAAGAAAAACATGAAATTCCCCCACTCTGGTCCAACCTTTTGttttgtccccctctctctcacctcaggGAGAAGCCCCTCTTCATGATGGACGAGGACTCCCACTGCTCTGTGTCGTCTGTGTGCGCTGCGGCGGATGTTCTTGGGGCCTCCCTCCCCTCCAACGCTGCAGGTCTGACATCCCCACCTTACACGGCCACTCCGGTCGACCACGATTACGTCAAACGTAAAACCCTCAGGAGGCAGCAGCAGACGTGGCAGCAGCAGCATgaggaggagcagcaggctgatggtACAGTCCCAGTCCTAGACGCTGCCTCTGGGCCTCTGGGCCCTTCCTTCACTGGGCTGGGTGAGGAATCTCACTGGGCTGGGGAGTAGTGGTGGTTAGAAGGTTCATCACTATGATGATAATGGCTTTGGTTCCAGTAAGGACCCCATATGCACTGGGTGATTGGGATATCATGGTAAAATGGGCAATATGGCATCTCAGGATATGTGGATATTGTTTTACTGCACTATAAAATCAACAGCATTTAGTTTAGGCAAACAGGTGTGAAGGTTGAGTTTGGCAGACAGCGTCcaggcctgtttgtgtgtgtgttgaaataTATATAGTCAATATTTAGATTTTTGTGGTTGTCACCCTCCCCCACCCCTTCTTTCCCATTTCCCTTGCTTCTCCTTTTGATGACATCACCAGTTTATAGTGCAACTTCAGGAGACCTTGTGTCCCTGCATAGATCATTTTCTCATCGCCTCTTATGAAGACATTTTGAGAATGGATCCTGTTTTGATTTTATAATATGCTCTTTTGATTTCATCAGGTGTTTCTGATGACTGTTCTTACTATTCAAATAATTATAGCAGGGCAATTATTTATGAAAATAATGCAAGAGGCTTGCTGACTATCACATTAGACTTGGTTGCCAATATGTTCCCTGTAAGCTGTGGTGTCTTTATAGGGGGTAATGGCCAGTAAAGTAGAGGTCTGTCCTGGACACAGCAGGCTTTTAGTGTGTTGTTAACTCTAGACCCGCTGTGACAATCCCAGAGCCACAGACAGCCAGGTTTCCATTGAGAGGTTTTACCTGATCCCAGTGAACAGTTGCTGAATTGCTTGAGGTACCTCACAGTACTCTTTAGTGGCATTTCACTGCATGTTCACTTGAAACAACTGAGCTAAATTGAAGATTGTCACCCACTGATTGGACACTTCTAGACACAAAAGCTTGTCTTTAAACAAATATGTGTCAAGGGAAGTTTGGTACCTGTACTGAGACTGGGATCTGAGAACAAAACTATGGTTCAGAATTGTGCCCGTTACTGTGAGCGCAGTTCGATTAATAAACCAAAGTCTAGTGCTTGTTTTGCAGTGCCGTATGAGTATTACTGATGGCTGGTTTACTAGTAGCAGCAGGCCTGTTagtagagggagggaaaggggagaaggGGCTGAATTTAGAGTACACACTCTTTTTAAAGAGTGTGGGGAATCAGTCACCTTTGTAAAGAGTAATTTCAATGATTCTACTTTACTAGACCTACACTGTCCACATACAGACAATATTGTCATACAATATAACAGCATGGTTAGAGATCCTTCAGTACAAGGGAGGTAGCTTTTCAAAATTAATTACAAACAAGATATCAGTTAATGCACTGATGCAACTTTGCTTTACATTTTAGCACTTAGCATTGCATGACAACAGTAGTGTGATGGGAGACAAAAGCAGTTTACTCTGAACTCCCAATTGCCGGTGAGATGATtgcgtgcttcaacaaagtgtgGATAAAAAAAAATGCACCAAATCTCAGTGGACTAAAACTATGTTTATATTTATGGACCATTTTTAAGAGCATACTTTACAGAGGGGACGCAATCGTGAAAATATCACGTACAAAgaagtgtgcgtgtgtctgtttgTACTTAGTGGGAAGTTAGGATGAGATATTTGCATAATATGTTCCTGACAAAAGTTGAAAGGCTTTTCACTTATAGAAACACAGAGCTATATACAGTAATGTACAATTTGCTTCTGTTTCCCATAATTTAAATGATATTCACTGCAGCATTGTTTACTATGTTTGTTACATTGTTGCAAAGACGTCAAGGGGTAAAAACAAATATTTGCCTTGAGTGAAAAGATACAGTATCATTGAATGAATGCTGTTGtaaatattgaacaaaaatataaacccaacatgcaacaatttcaaagattttaaagagttacagttcataaaaggaaatcagtcaattgaaatacatgcattaggcccaaatctatggatttcacatgactgggaatacagatgtgcatctgttggtcacagattacttttttatttttaaaggtaggcgcatggatcagaaaaccagtcagtgtctggt
The genomic region above belongs to Oncorhynchus mykiss isolate Arlee chromosome 6, USDA_OmykA_1.1, whole genome shotgun sequence and contains:
- the cabin1 gene encoding calcineurin-binding protein cabin-1 isoform X6, with the protein product MIRIAALNAASAAADESEDPLKTKKSRTKEAQEAEAFALYHKALDLQKHDKFEESAKAYHELLKTPLLKEAMPSDDQKVGLKHPGLMLKYSTFKNLASLAALRDDLETAMEFYLEAVMLDSTDVNMWYKIGQVAVRLLRIPLARHAFEEGLQCNPDHWPCLDNLLTVLYTLSDYSCCLYFICKALEKDHCYTKGLVLKEKIFEEQPCLKRDSMQMFLKCDMSIHYVEVDEEETQAIVEEAMDLRRRRQALSAREPKPDLVLVQPIRCFSWKNAGESLLAMYRHQTTCEPPRPSLGRRIDLSQYRDPNCLQALPPEPCPPVSDIQTIPSSSPSSSLPPLPVPEPSALSQPSPLVQITQSQTVEVITTTAPSVAMDTSFTVKEKEKKAPKRRRTMEDSGDTAKRRSARVRNTKCKKEEKIDFQELLFKYLPSRLKKFDLEDDDESLSNLEAQCEVKQDSQLLHGNSGMLLDSIEYMESEQEDVHNFLLNNMSNGGILELMMCYLKAVGQKFMEEWPRGLTAVVLEVYHSWRKHSSGLPNPLLRDCSNQHIREMFLMSLSCMELQLEQWSHSKGKNGSPRKCSGGQSSVVCEAEFPGQHFEGDLLQLALGSSQGYLFEDNWVAVVVRVYWLKARFLALQGDMDQALESYDVCTDMLQSHARTTVEDKYTIYLPNLRVDAAISVEEIDKKLKSLERCQSLEEIQRLFESGDYESVVRLLQPTLSYGSGRVKPLEFVSSVPERPAQLLLLQNSLLKQKDYRQCLECTEVALNEALQQLNAVPASSHSAKEEWVSTITTLLGGIEVCFTEDLQLLSNVNRYTSMARLANNLIQLIDCIMVIPDDPKEPNFSSVLPWILLYHIIKHEEAAFNCLLRQHISVGDDEEDSNTPMLPSSLMLLNTAHEYLGRRSWCCKSDGALLKFYVCVLEKELAASKAEATHPYKEELEMALEQCFYCLYAYPSKKSKARYLEEHSAQQVELLWSNALFMFQYFKPKTLPEFDSYKTSTVSADLANLLKRISGIVPRSDTPILTMDEVSAYIEGTAGKEPVPCLPEGGAPAPPVVNEIFYLLADYHFKNKEQSKAIKFYMHDICVCPNRFDSWAGMALARASRIQDKLNSNELKSDGPIWKHSLAVLNCFKRALEINSSNLALWIEYGTMSYALHSFASRQVKQWRSELPPEVVKQMEERRDTMLETSSQCFQGASRCEGDSDEEEWLIHYMLGKIAEKRKQPPREYVQLYKQAAHYLHEEAARYPRKIHYHNPPDLAMEALELYFRLSATILKLLEAEEPDLEHEIFFNILAEAATGPFARGEEKSMPRSHEKEKPLFMMDEDSHCSVSSVCAAADVLGASLPSNAAERSQDSVVVMLSDSNSTQDAFTDPASSQDSSHVKLQSQSGKGSTSSSENTTPIKEGQPTVEDTGSHGGRSNEGGTVILLEDKEQVQEVEDTMSVTVPEADAQKPTIDPCPHALPVPSTPPKASSTPQVTPQTPTPQATPQTPASDGKSRHQRWPEPPPEVVEVPKALPAERTEQRHMLVEMCVRALFLCLSRFPQHYKSLYRLAFFYTNSKTQQNLRWARDVLLGSSVPWQQLKHMPAQGLFCERNKTNLFNGIWRIPVDEIDRPGSFASHMNRSIVLLLEVLSQLKDHDTLLKVSFMLQRTPDQGKKYLRDVDRQVLAQRAFFLAVKVLEDNLNKLTGVSAQPSMDEMTTTDTSNRPSAEDRSQALPKKPGLTEGTQVNAPAPGPDSGLQETPQAQPALLTTDGDRGDQQQGTPCGKVEAAAGEGARAGPEEPMELDTGHWGRPSKTTDSQGIQPDTEPHRTVLEPGEKVAVSNRAPELSLEDLSISSRQQQLQGLVVKGPVSASGAELGQAQGPLRRPSRKRKLLDDVESGKTLLMDAYRAWQQGQKVVTYNLGRIEKIMSETYMHIKQVDEDVALDQAVKFCQIQMATSAQRQSASDAPTTPKYSKEHRDIFFPASLPTPVLLSHAACHPLSVQDSQAKLQYEPLGKVPRPPASGSHEHCQPQHRRAPLPIHPASTMAFHPQTEEREEPPEGLSYRQQESHLCQQMKLATVSPGQEAAGWYHDEPASCSATQPCSDQQLYGSSEQSKISDPSRIRSRIPPNMPKLFIPSTVTKFPPEITVTPPTPTLLSPKGSISEETKQRLKNVILSSQSAATVKKETLSQPALEVQETSSQESSLESESDDGDEEDDYMDI